DNA sequence from the Bacillus pumilus genome:
AAGCCTAGGTACGATTTTCGGCCCAGCCCTTGGCGGGATTTTATTCGATCAAAATATACATTTCCCATTTCTATTCGCAGGTGTTGTCTTATTTCTCGGATTAGGCTTAACCCTTATTTGGAAGGGGAAGGCAGAAGAGCCTGCGGCAGAATAACAGAAATGAGACCTTGAGTGAGGTCTCTTTTTTTATGACTGTGGCTTCAGACGATTCAATGCCTGTGCCATTTTTTGATTTTGATGCATAACAATTCTTGTTGCAAAGAGTCACTGCATGCGCGCATTTTTTTATATATAATGGAAAAAAAGAACATGTTTGGAAAAGGGGGCGCCATGCATCTTTTGGAAAAGCAAAGGACAGCATCGATAAAAGAAGGAATTCGCCAGATCGATCCGGCATATCCAGTGTTTGTAGATGCGGTCATGGATGGTTTTATACAAGGGGATCTTTATGTAGATGATGCAGTGCACCCTCGTATTTATTTTCTCGAAACAGCATGCGGCATTTATTATGTTGCAGGGAAGAGAGAGGAGGAGTTGTCACACTGCTCGGCGTTCATTGTGGATGTTTACGAAAGGCAGAGAAGACAAAATGGCCGGTTTACCGTATTTTCAGCGAATCAATCAACAGATGTGATGATGAAAAAATGTCTTGGGTCACATCTGAATGAGATGGAAAGACATGCGTACGTTTTTTCGCAAGCAAAATCTTATGTTCTTGCGACTCATTCAGGCTACAGAGTAGAGCGGACAAATGAACAGGTGATCAAGGCAAGCAGGGCTTTTCCTCCTAGCTATTACGAAGCCTATTGGGGGAGAGCGGCGCGCTTCCTATCAAAAGGAATCGGAGTTGCTATCTTAGATGGTGAGAACGTGGTGAGTGAATGTGTCTCCATTTTTTCAAGTGAAGATCGTGTGGAGATAGATATTTGGACAGAGGAAGCCTGCCGGGGGAAAGGTTTAGCGCAGCTGGCAGGTCAGCTGATGATCAAGAGTTGTCTTGAAAATAAGAGGACACCGCATTGGGATTGCGATGTCCATCACCTAACTTCGATCAAACTGGCAGAAAAGTTAGGCTTTCAGCGGACAAAAACCTATCGATTGTTTTACAGCTCATGATGAGAAGGTTTTGAGATACCAAGCAT
Encoded proteins:
- a CDS encoding GNAT family N-acetyltransferase, with the protein product MHLLEKQRTASIKEGIRQIDPAYPVFVDAVMDGFIQGDLYVDDAVHPRIYFLETACGIYYVAGKREEELSHCSAFIVDVYERQRRQNGRFTVFSANQSTDVMMKKCLGSHLNEMERHAYVFSQAKSYVLATHSGYRVERTNEQVIKASRAFPPSYYEAYWGRAARFLSKGIGVAILDGENVVSECVSIFSSEDRVEIDIWTEEACRGKGLAQLAGQLMIKSCLENKRTPHWDCDVHHLTSIKLAEKLGFQRTKTYRLFYSS